Part of the Sporosarcina sp. FSL K6-2383 genome is shown below.
GATAGCTTTTCTATCAAGTGCAGGATTCTCACTAATTATTCTTGCGTATTCCAACACTTCATCGAAAAATGATATAATTTTAAACTCCTGCCCTTTATACGAAAAATGGTATGGTGTTTCAATAGGAGTATTGTCATCATCCACTTTCTCATGTTCCTCTTCCTGTATTCCTTTGTTTTCTTCTTTAACATCTGTACAACCAGACATAAAAATAACAAATAACAGTAAAATTGATAAGTTTATCAAACGTCTCATTATATCCCTCCTACCCCTTTTGTAGAACAAGAAAATAGAGCCGTCTAAGCAGCTCTGATCTTCAAGTAAAGCACCTGGTTAGTGAAATAACGAACCTTTTCTTCGAGATGTGAATTCGTTGGTTAGAAAACCCTCTATTTTTTTTTAGCAGTACAAAACATTTCTGCAAAATCATTTACAATTGTTTTATCAGGATTATTTTTCACATCATATTTCATTCTTTCTAACCCTTCTTCATAGTCTTTATCGCTAATCAAAGTTAGCACAGAAATATCTCTGTTTTCAGCATAATCTATATAGTCACTTACCCTTACATTTTCCATTCTATATTCGACTTTTAAGTTTACTTCTAACCCCCTTGTTGAAAGCTCGTTAAAAATAACCTCTTTATCCCAAAACCTTTTTAAATCTTCATAGTATGCTGTTGGAAAGTAGTGATAAACCCACCATTTAGGCATATCGTGAATCACTATATTATGTAATTTATAGACACCACCTATTTGTAATACACGGTATATCTCATTTAATGCCTGTTGCTTGTTGCTGTAATGATGAAACGCGTAATTATTAGAAATAAAGTCAAAAATCTCTGAATCATACGACATTCCCTCTACATTTGCATTAGTAAACTCTACATTTTTTACTTTTTCATTAGCCTTCTTTAACATTTGGTCAGACAAGTCAAGTCCATACCAATTAATATTAATTCCGTCAAAATAGTTAATTTGTTTTTCAAGATATAGACCAGTTCCACAAGATAAATCTAATACGTTATATTCAGTCTTCGCGTTTTTCTCAATATGATTTTTTAAATCATAATCAAATCTTAATTCATCAACTCTATACTGATTATTATCGTATTTTTCTGCTATTCTTGAATAATTGGTTGTTTTCATATTTCTCTCTCCTCCTACCCTCGCGTTGTAATGAATATGAGAATGCTTTTAATACTTGTTGAGATATTATTTGTTTCAGCTTGTGGTCAAGAAAGCCATATTGAACAACACGAGGTATATTTATCAAACAAAGGTGGGAAATTAAAGAGCCAATCGGAGTTGAAACTTATATATTGGACATCCCTGATAAAATGCTTAGTAATAATTTCAATAAAGTTTCAAAGGATTCATCAGTTTGCACTAACCTGCCCCTTTAATAATTATTTTCCTTAGTTTTCTTATATTCACGATTTTTCTTATCGTTGTATAGGTAAAATACTGTCCCCGTTATACCCCATAGTATATATTTGAATACTCCATCGAAATAGTAATCAATTATTGCATAACCAAGAATTATACCCATCACACTTAAAAGAACCCTTAATAGAATTTTCATTTAGAACCTCCATAAAAACACAATAAATCTTATTCTTTATAATCTCATAAAATATATTTTGTTGAACTAAACTGCTACTTCAATTAGGGCTTTACTCCTTATTGAAGTAAAGCACCCATTCGTTGAATAACTATGGAGCTAGTAGATGGCTAATCAACAGACGTGATATAAAGACATAACTATCCAAACAAGCCCCAAAAGTTAGTTGTAAACATTGAAAGTAAGAATATAGCGTGGAACAACATTTGGGCAATTGTGAAAATGTAATCATTTTTATTTGATGAATATTTCCATTCCATAAAAGCTCTAACTGTTTCAGATGCAAAAATAAAAATAAAGACAAAAAAGTATGGCTCTAAAAACCAAATTCTTTCCATAGGGTCAATTTTGATGGCAATGGAAAATCCAATCAACATCATGACAACAGCAGCAACCCTAACCGTCAAATCGATCGTTTTATGTTTATCATTTAGGTGGTTATAAGAAAAGAACTTCCTTTTCTTAACTTTGAGTAATTTTCTCATAACAACATTAAAACAAAATGACAACAGTACAAAAATGGCTAGCACAAGAAATAACTTCGTCCAAAAAAATGGTTCCATGCCATACATAAATGGTTCACTCCCCTTTTAAGCTCTTTTATGTGTAAAAGTTATTTCATCACTAGAAAA
Proteins encoded:
- a CDS encoding class I SAM-dependent methyltransferase, which produces MKTTNYSRIAEKYDNNQYRVDELRFDYDLKNHIEKNAKTEYNVLDLSCGTGLYLEKQINYFDGININWYGLDLSDQMLKKANEKVKNVEFTNANVEGMSYDSEIFDFISNNYAFHHYSNKQQALNEIYRVLQIGGVYKLHNIVIHDMPKWWVYHYFPTAYYEDLKRFWDKEVIFNELSTRGLEVNLKVEYRMENVRVSDYIDYAENRDISVLTLISDKDYEEGLERMKYDVKNNPDKTIVNDFAEMFCTAKKK
- a CDS encoding DUF4181 domain-containing protein, with amino-acid sequence MYGMEPFFWTKLFLVLAIFVLLSFCFNVVMRKLLKVKKRKFFSYNHLNDKHKTIDLTVRVAAVVMMLIGFSIAIKIDPMERIWFLEPYFFVFIFIFASETVRAFMEWKYSSNKNDYIFTIAQMLFHAIFLLSMFTTNFWGLFG